The following DNA comes from Gloeomargarita sp. SRBZ-1_bins_9.
GGTGATTTCCGCGATCTTCCCCTGGCGAATCCCCACATTGCAGGGCTGGAGCTGTCCCTGGGGACCAACAATTTGGGCCTGGTGAATCCATAAGCTATCATGCTGATTGAACATCGCCAGACGGAGACGGACTTTTTCCATTATGGGGTGGGGTGGGCCATCCATGCACTGGTGGGACGAGTTGGAAGCCACTTTGTCGGCCAAGCTAGACGAATTTCTCCAGACCCACCCCGACCTGGCTGCCCGCCTGGAAGCCGAAACCCTCAGCGAACAGGAAACCCAGACCCGCTGCCTGTTGCAACAACTCCAACGCGAGCGCCAGGACCTGGAACAAAAAATCCGTAGTACTGCCCGAGACATCCGCCTGTGGCGCGAGCGGCAACAGGTTGCCGAGCAGGCCAAACGCCCCGATTTAGTCGCCGCCGCCCAACAGCGCCAGCAAACCCTCATGGCCCAGGGCAACCAATACTGGGCGCAATTGCGCGTCAATCAAAAACGCCTCCAGCAAACCGAAGCCCTCCTGCGACAAATCCAAAAGCAACGCCGGCAGGTAAAAATTCCCACCAGCCAAGCCCCTTCCCCCAACGCCCTGGAACGGGAATTTCAAGCCCTAGAGATTGAGCAGGAATTTGAAAAACTCAAGCGAGAGATGGGATACGGATGACCCCCTTGCACCTGCTTGCTGCGGCGCAACTGGCAGATGAGCGGGGAACCATCCCCCTACCGGCCCTGATTCAGGGAATTGCCCAGCCCTCAGACCTGGCCCAAGTCCTAGACCATTGCCCCCCCGAACAATGGATCTGCCTTTGGCATGGGGAATCCTTGCTGTTTCAGGGAGAGCGCCGACACCTGCCCACCCAGCCCTGGCCCTACCCCCTGCAGGTCTATCTCCCCGACCCCGTGCGGGAAAGCTACCGGCAACTAGTGGACGTGGTGGCCGAGCTGCGCCATCCCCAACGCGGCTGTCCCTGGGATTTGGCCCAAACCCCCCAGAGCCTGACCCCCTACATCCTGGAGGAGGCCTACGAAACTGTCCACGCCATCCAAACAGGCCAGCCCGCTGCCATCCAGGAAGAACTAGGGGATTTACTCCTGCAAGTGGTTCTACAAGCGCAAATTGCCCAGGAAACCGGCCAGTTTTCCGTGGTGGAAGTCGCCCAGGGCCTCAGCGCCAAACTCATCCGCCGCCACCCCCATGTTTTTGGGGACGTAGCCGTAACTGACGTGCAGACTGTGCGCCGCAACTGGGAAGCCATCAAACACCAGGAGCAGGGCCACTCGCTGGCAGAAAAATTGCAGCACTACGGCGAGACCTTTCCCCCCTTGCTGGCCGCCGCCAAAATCTACCAAAAGCTCAAATCCCACCACCGACTTCCCGACGAGACTACAGCAGATATCAAGACGCTTCAGGCCCTATGGGAGCGCTACTGGCAACAGCCGAACCCGCAGACCCTCGGGCAGTTATTGTTTGGGTTGGTGGCTGCTGCGGTGGAGCATCACCTGGACCCACACCTGGCCCTAGAACACATCAACCACGCCTACATTTCTCACTGCCGCTCGTCTTGATCCCCGCCCCCTCTTCCCCCCACCAGCCTGGCCCCTACCCCCGGTCCCTCCTATTGTTAAATTCTGTTAACAGATATTAAACGGTGGGGATTTTCTGGGTAGGGGATGGGGGGTGAAGGCAATTGTTGCGACTAATTAACGACCCCTTGCCAAGGCAGAAGTAAACCCCTATACTGCTGTAGGGTTATGTAATCCCCATTACAAAAGCAACGTTCGCACACGTTTTCGAGGAGGAGATCGCATTGGCTAGGAGACGGAAACGGCGGAGTCGGCGGCGTTTGGAAGGTAAGAAAATTCTGGAGTGTGTACCCCAGTATGTGTTGGACAGTGGTGAGGACAAACCCGTAACGGCGGCTCGGCGATTTATCCACGCCCATGGGATTACGCCACCGGCGCTGTTGCTGGTTCGCCGGAATGAACACACGGTTGACCGTTTCTTCTGGGCGGAAAAGGGGTTGTTCGGGGCGCAATACGTGGAGGAGAATCATTTCCTGTTCCCCAGTTTGCGTGCCCACGAGGCAACGGTGAGCGTAGCCAAGTAGGTAGGGCTGGGGTCGGTTTTTTGCCCTCGCCAGGGGATACAGGGCTGGCTAAGCTCGATCCTAGGGCGGGTGGGCAGCACCGATGGCTTTGATTGACCTTTTTCCCCAGTACCGACAACTGCCGCCGGGGTTGGCGTTTTCCCACTGGCAAGTTGGGGTGCGACTGGCGGCACGCCTGCTGGTGGAGCAATCCCCCTGGGTGCTGGTGGGACCGTCTGAAGTGCGCCGGGGGTCCCTGTGGATAGATGACCGGGAGTTGCTGCCGGGTCAGCGGGTGTTTTTGGTGCGCACAGGGGATTGGGTACTGGCCTCGGTGCTGACGGAGGGGGGGCAACTGGCCCATACGTTTGTACCGGCGGTGGTGCGTCAGGTGTGGTCGGCCCTGCTCCCCCGGGTGATGGATGGTCAGTTGCGGGCGCAGTTGGAAGCCCTGCCCGATTCTTGGCCGACCGCGTCCCTGGGGCTGGTAGAGCAGTTCTACCAGGATTGGTTGCAGGCTGCTGTCCAACTGCCGGAGGAGTGGGTGCAGTCGGTGCTGCACGAAATGTCCACGCCCCTGAGTACGATCGGCACCTGGACGGATTTGCTGCTGAAATACCGGTCCCAGTTGCCGGTGCGGGTGGTGCAGGGGCTGCAGGCGATTGCCCAGGAGGTGCGAGCGCGGCAAGAGCAGTGGCGGTCCTGGTTTGCCCCCCAGGAAACCCAAACGGAAATCGCTGATTGGCAGGCCCAGGCCCAGGCGCGGGGCATTGTCTTGCATCTGGAATTGATGACACCTCTGCCGGCGGTCGTGCGCCATTTACTGGCCCAAGTCATGCCTTTGCTGCTTGGGGAATTGCCCCCCGGTGCCCGCATCCAAGGCGCAGCTCACCAGAAGCAAATTGCCCAGAGGAAAGTAATTGTGTTGTATTTACAGTTCACACCCTTAAGTGACTCGCTGCGCTGGGGAGGTGGATGGCACTGCAGTCCTCAAACGGGACGGCTCTACCCCAGCCTGGCCCATTGGCAACAGCGCTTGGCAGCCCTGGGGGGGGAATTACACTGGCAGGCCCAGGGACTGGAGTTGCTACTGCCCCTGGAGACCTTGGGACAGCAGGGCCTGGGCGAGTAACAGGTCAGCCGGTGTGGTCATTTTCAGGTTGGTTTCTTCCCCCGGGACCACCTGGACGGGATAACCGTAGCGCTCGAGCAGGGCGGCGTCGTCTGTGGTTTGCCAGCCTTCCTCGCGGGCGCGCCGGTGACAGGTTTTCAGCACCTCCACCTGGAATCCCTGGGGGGTTTGGGCGGCCCACAGGTGCTGGCGCTCCGGCGTGTGGTCAATCCGGGGTGGGTCCTTCACCACCTTGATGGTGTCCTTGACGGGGATGGCCGCAATGGCCCCTACCGCTTGGGTTAAGGCTATTTGACAACGCCGGAACAGGTCGGGACTGGCCAAACAGCGGGCGCCATCGTGAATCAGGACGGTGGTGGCTTGGGGGGGCAGGGCCTGTAGGCCGTTCCAGACCGACGCTTGCCGCGTTTCGCCCCCGGGAATCAACTGCACGGGAACTGGCGGCGATAGGGCGTCGCAAATGCGCTGGAAATCGGGCCAGTCCACCGGTTGGGCCATGATGCCTACCCAGGTGGGCTGCGCTTGCAACACCCGTTCCAAGGTCCAGGTCAACAGGGGCCGCCCCTGTAGCGACAGCAAAAGCTTGTTCCGGTCATGCCCCATGCGTTTGCCCTGACCGGCGGCGGCGATCAGCACGTACATGGCCCGATATTATCCCATGCCCGCCGTGGCCAAGGGAATCACCAGGCAGGTCCCACTCTGGTCAATCGTGCTGTAGAACACATCACACCAGGTATCGGTATCCAGCGGATAACGGGGTACCCAGAACACCCAGTGCCGGTCAATTTTCAGCTCACTGCGCAGGGTGGGATAGGGTTCCCGCTTAACCTGCTCCAGCACCCCATAAGCCCGCGACTCCAGGGTTTCCAACCAGGCTGCCACCCGCTCCTGCGACCCCTGGTTGGTCTCCAGGTGCAAAATTCCGTGCACCCGCACTTGCTCCCACCACACCAGGGGGTCCTTGAGGTCTAGCCCCCGGGTCTGCATCCGCTTCCAAGCTTCCCCCAATCGTTCTTTCACCAGGGTTTGCACCCGCACCAGTTGATCGAGTTCGTAGGTTGGATCCAAAACCTTTAATTGGCGGGCGGTACGACGGAACCACATAACGTGCGTAGACATACAAACCCCCACTCGCTTTCAAACGCAGCTAGCCGTTTGGCTAACCGGTTCCGTAGAGGCGCTCTTCCACCCGCTTAAAGTATTCCACCGCGGATCATAGGGGAAAAATTGTTCCATCGTCAAGGTTGTCCCTGGGTTATCCTGGGGAACTAAGGGTACCTGGAACGATGAAGGCCGGCCTTCTGAAAAATTGGTGGCACAATCATCTGGCCCGGTGGGGGCTGGTCCTCCTGCTGGTGCTCTACACGGCCATGGTGTTTGCGGATTTCTTGGCTCCCTACGACCCCTACCAAGGGCGTGAGGAGGGGACCTTACTACCGCCGACAGCCATTGAATGGCGTCCCTGGCCCCACGTCTATCCCACTCGCCAGGGGCCGTTGAACCTGGAAACGGGGGACCGGGAACTCATCGTGGACCGAACGCAGCCCAAGCCAGTGCGTCTGTTGGTGCGGGGCTATACCTACGACTGGTTAAAACTCACGCTGCCGATTCCCCAGCGCACCCAGCGGGGCTGGCAGGTGCAGGATTGGGTGGTATTTCCGGGGATCCGCAGCGATTGGCACCTGTTTGGGGTCGAGGCGCCGGCTTACTTGCATCTGTTGGGGACCGATGACCAGGGACGGGACCAGTTCAGCCGTCTGTTGCTGGGGAGTCGCATCAGCCTGTCGGTGGGGTTGGTGGGGATTGCCGTCACCTTTCCCATTGGGGTGGTGCTGGGGGGCATCGCCGGGTACGCCGGGGGCTGGGTGGATGCCCTGCTGATGCGCCTGGTGGAGGTGCTCATGTCCATTCCTAGCATCTATCTACTGGTGGCCTTGGCGGCGGTGTTACCCCCCGGCCTGACCAGCGCCCAGCGCTTTTTGCTCATTGTGTTTATTACTTCGTTTGTGAACTGGGCTGGGTTAGCGCGGGTGGTGCGGGGACAGGTGCTGAGCATCAAGGAACAGGGGTTTGTGCAGGCGGCGCGGGCGTTGGGAGCCAGTCCCTGGGGCATTCTCTGGCGCCATGTCCTCCCCCAAACCAGCACCTACGTCATCATTGCCGCTACTCTCACAGTGCCGGGCTTTATTGTGGCAGAGTCGGTGCTGAGTTTGATCGGGCTGGGGATCGAGCAGCCGGATGCCTCCTGGGGCAATATGCTGTCGCTGGCCACCAATGTCTCCATCCTGCTGTTGCATCCTTGGCTGGTGTGGCCGCCAGCGCTGCTGATTGTCCTGGCGGTGCTGGGGTTTAATTTGTTGGGGGATGGCCTACGGGATGTGCTCGACCCCCGCCAGAGTAGCCGTTAAATATCTAACTCGTCCCAGCGCAATTGGGAAGCATAGGTTTCGATGAACTCCCGCCGGGGCGGCACCCGGTCCCCCATGAGAATCGTAAACAGTCGGTCTGCCTCCGCCGCATCCTCAATCGTCACCTGTTTTAGGGTACGGGTTTCCGGGTTCATGGTGGTTTCCCAGAGTTGCTCCGGCATCATTTCCCCCAACCCCTTGAAGCGTTGGATCGTGTAATGGGCGCTGGCCGGTAATTCCTGTTTCACCCGTTCCAACTCCCGGTCGTTGTAGCAATAGATCACTTCCCGAGGCCGGGCACGTTCCAGCTTGTACAAGGGCGGGCAACCGATGTAGATATAGCCCTGTTCAATAATAGGCCGTTGATAGCGATAGAAAAAGGTCAGCAGCAGGGTGCGAATGTGCGCCCCATCCACATCGGCATCCGTTAACAAGATAATGCGGTGATAGCGCAACTTACTCGGGTCAAACTCTTCCCCCTTGATCCCCAAACCGATGGCCATGATCAGGGCCTGAATTTCCGCGTTTTTATACACCCGGGCGTCGTCCGTTTTTTCGATGTTGATGATTTTGCCTCGCAAGGGCAAGATGGCCTGGTAACGCCGGTCCCGGGCTTGTTTGGCACTGCCGCCAGCGCTGTCCCCCTCCACGATAAACAGCTCGCATTCCCGGGGGTCACGGCTGCTGCAATCGGCTAATTTGCCAGGCAGTGTGGAGGACTCTAAAACCGATTTGCGCCGCACCAGCTCCCGCGCCCGTCGTGCCGCCTCCGCCGCTTGATAGGCCTGAATCGCCTTGTCCAAAATGGCATCGGCCACCTGGGGGCGCATTTCTAAGTACTCCAGGAGGGCTTCCCCCACCAGGGAATCCACAATCCCCCGTACCTCCGTATTGCCCAGCTTGGTCTTGGTTTGCCCCTCAAACTCCGGGTTGGGCACCTTCACGGAAATGATCCCTGTCAGTCCCTCGCGGATATGTTCACCCGCCAAATTGGCATCCTGCTCCTTGAGCTTATTGCGCTTGCGGGCCAGATGATTGAGGGTGCGTGTCAAGACCGCCTTGAGTCCCTCCAGGTGGGTGCCCCCATCCACGGTGCGGATGTTATTGGCAAACCCTAGTAGGTTCTCGCTGTAGGCATCGCTGCACCACTGGAGGGCCACCTCCACCAGGATATGGTTCCGCTCCCCCTGGATGTAGATCACCTCCTCGTGCAGGGGTTGTTTGTCCTGGTTCAGGTAGGCCACGTACTCGCGGATGCCCCCCAAATAACAAAACGTTTCGATGCGGGGGGGTTGTTTCCGGTAGTCCCGCAGAGCGATATGAATCCCCGCATTCAAATAGGCCAACTCCCGCAGGCGCGTCGTCAGCAGGGCGAAATCAAACTCGGTGGTTTCCTTAAAAATTTCCGGGTCTGGGCAAAAGGCCACTGCTGTTCCCCGGCGCGGCTCCGTCAGGGGTTCACTGTGCAGCTCAGTCACCGGCTTGCCCCGTTCATAGCGCTGGCGAAACTGCCGTCCTTCCCGCCAGACCGTCACCTCCACCCAGCAAGACAGGGCATTGACCACCGACACCCCCACCCCGTGCAAGCCCCCGGACACCTTGTAGCCACCGTTTTCCCCACCAAACTTGCCCCCGGCGTGCAAGACCGTCATCACCGTCTCCAGGGCCGATTTCCCCGTCTTGGGGTGGATGCCCGTCGGGATGCCGCGCCCGTTGTCCGTCACCACCACCGAACCATCCGGGTGCAAATCCACTTCAATATGGGTGCAAAAACCCGCCAGCGCCTCGTCCACCGAATTGTCCACCACTTCGTACACCAGGTGGTGCAACCCCTTGGGTCCCGTACTGCCGATGTACATCCCTGGCCGCCGCCGGACCGCTTCCAACCCCTCCAAAACCTGAATCTGCTCAGCCCCGTAGGCGGCCGTCATGCTAAATCCCCCAGAAACACCCGAAAACGACACGTGACCCCAAATCTAGGTTAATTTTAGCACAAAACGCCTAGAATCTCCTGCAGAATGGAAATGAGCAGCCATTTAGTGGGGGGGTGGAATCCTGGCGCTAATTCTCATCGCCGGACCAACAGCCAGCGGCAAAACGGACTTGGCCATCGCTTTAGCCCAAGAGCTCGGCAGCGTCATTATTAATGCGGATTCGCGTCAGATTTACCAGGGGTTGGACATTGGTACGGCCAAACCCACGCCAGCGCAACGGGCATTGGTGCCTCACCATCTTGTGGACTGGGTGCCGCCGACAGCAACGGTGACCGTAGCCGAGTATCAACAGGCCGCCCAAGCCCTGATTGCCGATTACCAGCGCCGGGGGATTACGCCGTTACTGGTGGGGGGCAGTGGGCTATACATCCAGGCCGTGGTCCAGGGGTTAAAGATTCCGCCGGTGCCGCCCCAACCCCAGTTACGCCAGCAACTGGCCACCTACAGCCAGCCAGAGCGCTATCAGTTTTTGCAGCAGGTGGACCCTGCCAGTGCCGCCAAAATCCATCCCCACGACGCCGTGCGCACCCTGCGGGCCTTGGAGGTCTATTATGTGACCGGCACTCCCTTGTCCCAATGCCAAGGCCAAGCCCCGCCGGACTATCCGGTACTGTTTCTCTATCTCGACAGCCAGCAATTGGCCCAACGCATTGCCCGGCGCACCGCCCAGATGTTTGCCCAGGGGCTGGTGGAGGAAACCCAGTATCTGCGAGCCACCTACGGCGCCGATTTACCCCTGCTCAAAACCTTGGGCTATCGGGAAGTAGGCCTGTATCTGGACAGAGCCATAGACCTGGAACAGGCCAGAGCCCTGGTCATCCACCACACCCGCCGGTTGGCCAAGCAACAGCGCACCTGGTTTCGCGCTCAACCAGGACGGGTCCATCTGGAGGCCGACCGACCTGACCTGGTCCCTTATGCCTGGCAAAAAGTGCAGGATTTTCTGAGGGCCATCAGCTACTGATCTGACTCGCGGGCGATTTGGCGACACAAAACCAGCACCGGGACCATGCCCACCACCACCAGGGCCAGCGCCGGACCAGACGCCTCGATCAAGCGGGAATCCTGGGCGTAGCGATAAACCCGCACCGCCAGCGTGTCGAAATTAAAAGGGCGGATGATGAGCGTAGCCGGCAACTCCTTAGCCACATCCACAAACACCAAAATGGCTGCGCTGGCTAATGTCCCGGCCATCAGGGGTATATGCACCCGCCACAGGGCACTCCAGGGCCGGTGACCCAAACTGCGGGCTGCCTCGTCCAACTCCGGTGCAAGGCGCGCCAAACCCGCCTCCACCGCGCTCAGGGCCAGGGCCAAGTACCGCACCAGGTAGGCAAAGATGAGAGCCGCCACCGTTCCCCCCACCACCATCCGGCCGAGGGCACCGTCTAGCCACCCCAGCACCAGCAGTACCCCCACGGCAATCACCGACCCCGGTACGGCATAGCCCATGGCCGCTAGGCGAGAAACCCAAGCCACCGGGCCGCCCCCCAGCAACCGCTGCCCATACCCCAAAAACAGAGCTATCCCCAAAGCCAGTACCGCCGTCAGCACCGCCAAGAAGCAGGTATGGCGAGCCGAGGCCCAAAATGTGGCGTCAAAGGTCTCCGTGCGGTAGCGCACCGCCAGCTCCAGCAGCACCCCCCCTGGAATGCCAAACCCAATCGTCACCGGCACCGCACAGGTCAACCAGGCCATGACGGCCACCGGACCCTTGAGATACAGCCGTGTTGGGGGTGTGGGCGTGCCCTTGTCCGCATAGCGCACCTGCTGTCGCGAAACCAACTCCAACGCCACCAGGGCAAACACAAACACCAGCAAACAGACCGACAACTGCGTAGCCGCGATGCGGTCCCCCAGGTTGTACCAGGTGCGGTAAATCCCTGTGGTAAACACCAGCACCCCAAAGTAGTCTACCACCCCAAAATCCGCCAGGGTTTCCATTAGGGCCAAGGCCAACCCCGCCATCATCGCCGGACGGGCCAGAGGCAGCGCTACCCGCCAAAACGTCCCCCACAGGGAATGCCCCAGCAATCGGCTGGCCTCCAGCAGCGCCCGGGACTGTTGCCGAAAACTCGCCCGCACCAGCAGATAGACATAGGGATACAGCACGCAGACAAACATCACAATGGCACCAGGGAGCGAGCGGATATGGGGGAACCAGTACTGTCCCACCTGCCAACCCGTCACTTCCCGCAGCCAGCGCTGGACCGGCCCAAACACCTCCAACAATTCCGTGTAGGCAAATGCCAGGACATAAGCCGGTGCAGCAAAGGGCAACACCAAAGCCCACTCCCAAAACCGCCGCCCCGGAAATTCACACACCCCCACCAGCCAAGCCGTGGCCACCCCCACCGTCACCACACCAACAGCCACCCCCCCTGCCAAAATCAACGTATTGGCGATGTACGTTGGGAGAACTGTCCTCCACAGGTGTTGCCACACCTCTGGGCGGGGCGTGAACACGCTGGCTAAGACCACCAACACCGGGATGGAAAAGACCCCGGCGACCACCAGCCCGCCCCACCCCCACACCGACAGCCATCGCCCAAACCGATATTTCATGCCCTAAACTGGAGGACGAACTATTGAACTTATTTTGCAATAGAAGGGATGCGGGTACGCCCATGGAAGCACCAGCCTTACTGCGGGTCGAAGGGTTGAGTTACCGGTTTCCTCGCCAGCTACAGCCTACGCTAGCGGACATCTACTTCACCCTGGCGCCGGGGGAAATCCTGGGCCTGTTGGGGGCATCCGGCTGTGGCAAAACGACGCTCCTGCGATTGATTGCCGGTTTCATTGCGCCCACGGGGGGGCGGATTTATTTGGCAGAAAGACTAGTGGCTGGAGAGGGACAGTGGGTGCCCCCGGAACAACGGGGCTTGGGGATGGTGTTTCAGGATTTGGCCCTGTTTCCCCACCTGCGGGTCTGGCAGAATGTGGCCTTTGGGTTGCGGCATTGGTCAGCAGCGGCCCGCCGGCAACGGGTGCAGCAGGTGCTGGAACTGGTGAAGTTACCCGACTACGGCAACCGCTACCCCCACCAACTCTCCGGTGGGCAGCAGCAACGGGTGGCTTTAGCGCGGGCTTTGGCGCCCCAACCCCGGTTGCTTTTGCTGGATGAACCCCTATCCAACCTGGACGCCCAGGTGC
Coding sequences within:
- a CDS encoding MazG family protein codes for the protein MTPLHLLAAAQLADERGTIPLPALIQGIAQPSDLAQVLDHCPPEQWICLWHGESLLFQGERRHLPTQPWPYPLQVYLPDPVRESYRQLVDVVAELRHPQRGCPWDLAQTPQSLTPYILEEAYETVHAIQTGQPAAIQEELGDLLLQVVLQAQIAQETGQFSVVEVAQGLSAKLIRRHPHVFGDVAVTDVQTVRRNWEAIKHQEQGHSLAEKLQHYGETFPPLLAAAKIYQKLKSHHRLPDETTADIKTLQALWERYWQQPNPQTLGQLLFGLVAAAVEHHLDPHLALEHINHAYISHCRSS
- a CDS encoding DUF3155 domain-containing protein; this encodes MARRRKRRSRRRLEGKKILECVPQYVLDSGEDKPVTAARRFIHAHGITPPALLLVRRNEHTVDRFFWAEKGLFGAQYVEENHFLFPSLRAHEATVSVAK
- the ispD gene encoding 2-C-methyl-D-erythritol 4-phosphate cytidylyltransferase, translating into MYVLIAAAGQGKRMGHDRNKLLLSLQGRPLLTWTLERVLQAQPTWVGIMAQPVDWPDFQRICDALSPPVPVQLIPGGETRQASVWNGLQALPPQATTVLIHDGARCLASPDLFRRCQIALTQAVGAIAAIPVKDTIKVVKDPPRIDHTPERQHLWAAQTPQGFQVEVLKTCHRRAREEGWQTTDDAALLERYGYPVQVVPGEETNLKMTTPADLLLAQALLSQGLQGQ
- a CDS encoding ABC transporter permease, translated to MKAGLLKNWWHNHLARWGLVLLLVLYTAMVFADFLAPYDPYQGREEGTLLPPTAIEWRPWPHVYPTRQGPLNLETGDRELIVDRTQPKPVRLLVRGYTYDWLKLTLPIPQRTQRGWQVQDWVVFPGIRSDWHLFGVEAPAYLHLLGTDDQGRDQFSRLLLGSRISLSVGLVGIAVTFPIGVVLGGIAGYAGGWVDALLMRLVEVLMSIPSIYLLVALAAVLPPGLTSAQRFLLIVFITSFVNWAGLARVVRGQVLSIKEQGFVQAARALGASPWGILWRHVLPQTSTYVIIAATLTVPGFIVAESVLSLIGLGIEQPDASWGNMLSLATNVSILLLHPWLVWPPALLIVLAVLGFNLLGDGLRDVLDPRQSSR
- the gyrB gene encoding DNA topoisomerase (ATP-hydrolyzing) subunit B; protein product: MTAAYGAEQIQVLEGLEAVRRRPGMYIGSTGPKGLHHLVYEVVDNSVDEALAGFCTHIEVDLHPDGSVVVTDNGRGIPTGIHPKTGKSALETVMTVLHAGGKFGGENGGYKVSGGLHGVGVSVVNALSCWVEVTVWREGRQFRQRYERGKPVTELHSEPLTEPRRGTAVAFCPDPEIFKETTEFDFALLTTRLRELAYLNAGIHIALRDYRKQPPRIETFCYLGGIREYVAYLNQDKQPLHEEVIYIQGERNHILVEVALQWCSDAYSENLLGFANNIRTVDGGTHLEGLKAVLTRTLNHLARKRNKLKEQDANLAGEHIREGLTGIISVKVPNPEFEGQTKTKLGNTEVRGIVDSLVGEALLEYLEMRPQVADAILDKAIQAYQAAEAARRARELVRRKSVLESSTLPGKLADCSSRDPRECELFIVEGDSAGGSAKQARDRRYQAILPLRGKIINIEKTDDARVYKNAEIQALIMAIGLGIKGEEFDPSKLRYHRIILLTDADVDGAHIRTLLLTFFYRYQRPIIEQGYIYIGCPPLYKLERARPREVIYCYNDRELERVKQELPASAHYTIQRFKGLGEMMPEQLWETTMNPETRTLKQVTIEDAAEADRLFTILMGDRVPPRREFIETYASQLRWDELDI
- the miaA gene encoding tRNA (adenosine(37)-N6)-dimethylallyltransferase MiaA — protein: MAGPTASGKTDLAIALAQELGSVIINADSRQIYQGLDIGTAKPTPAQRALVPHHLVDWVPPTATVTVAEYQQAAQALIADYQRRGITPLLVGGSGLYIQAVVQGLKIPPVPPQPQLRQQLATYSQPERYQFLQQVDPASAAKIHPHDAVRTLRALEVYYVTGTPLSQCQGQAPPDYPVLFLYLDSQQLAQRIARRTAQMFAQGLVEETQYLRATYGADLPLLKTLGYREVGLYLDRAIDLEQARALVIHHTRRLAKQQRTWFRAQPGRVHLEADRPDLVPYAWQKVQDFLRAISY
- a CDS encoding iron ABC transporter permease, encoding MKYRFGRWLSVWGWGGLVVAGVFSIPVLVVLASVFTPRPEVWQHLWRTVLPTYIANTLILAGGVAVGVVTVGVATAWLVGVCEFPGRRFWEWALVLPFAAPAYVLAFAYTELLEVFGPVQRWLREVTGWQVGQYWFPHIRSLPGAIVMFVCVLYPYVYLLVRASFRQQSRALLEASRLLGHSLWGTFWRVALPLARPAMMAGLALALMETLADFGVVDYFGVLVFTTGIYRTWYNLGDRIAATQLSVCLLVFVFALVALELVSRQQVRYADKGTPTPPTRLYLKGPVAVMAWLTCAVPVTIGFGIPGGVLLELAVRYRTETFDATFWASARHTCFLAVLTAVLALGIALFLGYGQRLLGGGPVAWVSRLAAMGYAVPGSVIAVGVLLVLGWLDGALGRMVVGGTVAALIFAYLVRYLALALSAVEAGLARLAPELDEAARSLGHRPWSALWRVHIPLMAGTLASAAILVFVDVAKELPATLIIRPFNFDTLAVRVYRYAQDSRLIEASGPALALVVVGMVPVLVLCRQIARESDQ